Proteins encoded by one window of Desulfobaculum bizertense DSM 18034:
- a CDS encoding class I SAM-dependent methyltransferase — protein MSARLSRVQMERLERWFSGQPGAFAFSQQRRLVGRLSMIWSRREGRLLDIGCRNGHFLEAFWESGFDVDGVDAEPELLARARTCIGERADCNVGSPEHLGFADGEYEYTTVLQVLDLCENPEAVIKEALRVAKLGVIIGFWNKWSLTQTLRRCRGAEAEYLSDIQWHNPLEMTRMVEKLANRKISRKASVLPGPACTWRRDRPLGRVNRRVYPFPLGAYCAIRVDFLDDKLVTPLMSFSTSPCGGSV, from the coding sequence ATGTCCGCACGATTGAGCAGAGTACAGATGGAACGGTTGGAACGGTGGTTCAGTGGACAGCCAGGGGCTTTTGCTTTTTCACAGCAGCGAAGGCTTGTTGGCCGTCTGAGCATGATTTGGTCCCGTCGAGAGGGGCGGCTTCTTGATATAGGCTGCCGCAATGGACATTTTTTAGAGGCCTTTTGGGAGAGCGGCTTTGACGTTGATGGAGTTGATGCGGAACCCGAACTGCTGGCGCGTGCCCGCACCTGCATAGGTGAGCGCGCGGATTGTAACGTCGGAAGCCCGGAACATCTGGGTTTTGCTGATGGTGAATATGAATATACGACGGTGCTTCAGGTTCTTGATTTGTGCGAGAATCCGGAGGCGGTCATCAAGGAAGCGCTTCGGGTGGCAAAGCTGGGTGTGATTATTGGTTTCTGGAACAAGTGGAGCCTGACCCAGACCCTGCGCCGCTGCCGGGGGGCTGAAGCTGAATACCTGTCTGATATTCAGTGGCATAACCCGCTGGAAATGACGCGAATGGTGGAAAAGCTGGCAAACCGCAAGATTTCTCGCAAGGCTTCGGTACTTCCGGGGCCAGCATGCACATGGCGTCGGGACCGGCCTCTTGGTCGGGTGAACCGGCGGGTGTATCCATTTCCACTTGGAGCGTATTGCGCCATTCGGGTTGATTTTTTGGACGACAAGCTCGTCACACCGCTTATGTCGTTTTCGACGAGTCCGTGCGGAGGCAGTGTGTAG
- the ilvD gene encoding dihydroxy-acid dehydratase, which yields MRSKSMTGGLGKAPHRSLLSAIGLTREEMNRPLIGIANTANEIVPGHIHLDKVAEAVKAGVRMAGGTPLEFNTIAVCDGLAMNHEGMRFSLPSRELIADSVEIMARAHPFDALVLIPNCDKTVPAMLMAALRLNIPAIVVSGGPMMAGPDSTDLITVFEGVGKRLRGEISEEELLHLEETACPGCGSCAGMFTANSMNCLSEAIGLALPGNGTIPAVSGARMRLAKQAGMRVMDLLEKNICPRDIVTEAAVENAVASDMALGCSSNTVLHLPAVFREAGLNLDLDIFDRVSRKTPNLCRLSPAGADHIQDLHRAGGIAAVLSELKKRDLLNLDVLTVTGKTLGENLDALNARVLDESVIHPESAPYAEQGGIAILRGNIAPDGAVVKQSAVAPEMMQRTGTARVFESETDANDAILGGKITKGDVVVIRYEGPRGGPGMQEMLSPTANITGMGLGADVALITDGRFSGGTRGAAIGHVSPEAADGGPIALVRDGDKIRLDIPARELELLVDEDELSRRRAELKPFEKRSDSPVLRRYSRQVSSAASGAVYEDK from the coding sequence ATGCGTAGTAAGTCTATGACAGGGGGCCTTGGGAAGGCTCCACACCGGTCGCTTTTGTCGGCGATAGGTTTAACTCGCGAAGAGATGAATCGGCCACTGATTGGCATTGCAAATACCGCGAACGAGATTGTTCCGGGTCACATCCACCTCGACAAAGTTGCTGAGGCGGTGAAGGCAGGAGTCCGGATGGCGGGGGGTACGCCGCTGGAGTTCAACACAATTGCGGTGTGCGACGGGCTGGCGATGAATCATGAGGGGATGCGTTTTTCATTGCCGTCGCGTGAGCTTATTGCTGATTCAGTGGAAATCATGGCGCGAGCGCATCCGTTTGATGCACTGGTACTGATCCCGAACTGCGATAAGACGGTTCCGGCCATGCTGATGGCGGCACTTCGGTTGAATATTCCGGCGATAGTTGTTTCTGGTGGCCCGATGATGGCTGGCCCGGACTCGACGGACCTGATTACGGTCTTTGAGGGCGTGGGCAAACGACTTCGCGGCGAGATTTCGGAAGAAGAGCTGCTGCACCTGGAAGAGACGGCGTGCCCGGGCTGTGGCTCGTGCGCGGGCATGTTCACGGCGAATTCCATGAACTGCCTGTCTGAGGCCATTGGCCTTGCACTTCCGGGGAACGGAACGATTCCGGCTGTTTCTGGCGCACGAATGCGGCTTGCAAAGCAGGCAGGCATGCGTGTGATGGATTTGCTGGAGAAAAATATTTGCCCAAGAGACATTGTGACAGAGGCTGCGGTGGAAAACGCAGTGGCTTCCGACATGGCTCTGGGCTGCTCGTCAAACACTGTGCTGCACCTGCCTGCGGTATTCCGTGAGGCGGGGCTGAACCTTGATCTGGATATTTTTGATCGGGTGAGCCGCAAGACGCCTAACCTGTGCCGCCTCTCACCTGCTGGCGCAGACCATATTCAGGATCTGCATAGGGCTGGTGGCATTGCAGCGGTGCTGAGTGAGCTGAAAAAACGTGATTTGCTGAACCTTGATGTTTTGACCGTGACCGGAAAGACGCTGGGTGAAAATCTTGATGCGCTGAACGCGCGGGTGCTTGATGAGAGCGTCATCCACCCGGAGAGTGCTCCATACGCTGAACAGGGCGGCATTGCTATTCTGCGCGGAAACATTGCTCCTGACGGGGCAGTGGTGAAACAGTCTGCTGTTGCGCCTGAGATGATGCAGCGGACCGGTACTGCTCGCGTGTTTGAAAGCGAGACCGACGCAAATGACGCTATCCTTGGTGGCAAGATCACAAAGGGTGATGTCGTTGTGATTCGCTACGAAGGCCCGCGTGGTGGTCCGGGAATGCAGGAAATGCTGTCTCCGACCGCAAACATTACTGGCATGGGCCTTGGTGCTGATGTCGCACTGATTACAGACGGCAGATTCTCTGGCGGAACGCGTGGCGCAGCAATTGGTCATGTCTCGCCGGAGGCGGCAGATGGTGGCCCGATTGCGCTTGTGCGCGATGGTGACAAAATCCGCCTGGACATTCCGGCGCGTGAGCTGGAGCTTTTGGTCGATGAAGATGAGCTTTCGCGGCGACGTGCAGAGCTGAAGCCTTTTGAGAAGCGCTCTGATTCGCCGGTGCTTCGCCGATATTCGCGGCAGGTCTCTTCTGCTGCGTCGGGCGCTGTCTACGAAGACAAGTAA